The sequence CCGATAGAAAAGGAGGAGGGTGGGGGAGGGGGGTCTACTAGGAGCCCATTTGGATAAGCTCATTTGAAATAACTCACAAGCATTATgtgctgaaaagcacttttaagtgctaaaactgatttaataaataagcagttacgtgtttggatacaaGTGATGAAATTGATAATATATTGATACAGTATTTAATTAAAAAGTGCTGATAAACTCCTTTTTATGTTAAGATGACTTAAAAAACCTTAgaagtgtttacacttataagggcgtaatttcttcaaaattttagattcgatatcgattcaaatacaaaatattctatttgtcattttattaaaTACTACCTTGCttagataagataatttttatgataaatataatttattttatgataaacatataatcataagttataataattaataaattgacaaaagtttctccataaaaaataaatctaaatagGATAAAATATTGGAAGAGAAACAAACACTCTCTTCATCGCCACAACACTTATATAGAAATACACCAAAAATTTAATATGTCCTCACTTATTACATATAGTTCAAAGATTAATAAGCAATCATAATGATACAAATatgcaaaggaatagagaatttGCTTATATTAAATAGTCAATGAGAATTGCAAACTTGAAGAGGCGGGGTGGAAGAGGGGGGGGAGTGTTTAGGTTGAAAAAATACTTGAGGCAGTGAGTACCGATGTAGGAGTTTTGTCTTAAAAaggaatattttaaggataaaatagtaaaaatcttggtcaaacttaaagtgcttataaggtAAAAATTTATAAGATGGGGTGACCAGCTTATGACTTTTGGtttatttttgacttataagcacctgacttataagcacttttaaccAAACGCGTAAATAAGccgaaaagtgcttataagctagtttggccaacttataagcttagccaaacaccctctagtTAGATTAGGAGTTAATTTCAAGTTTAGGTTGAAAAAATACTTGAGGCAGTGAGTACTGATGTAGGAGTTTTGTTCTAAAAaggaatattttaaggataaaatagtaaaatcttggtcaaacttaaagtgattataagctaaaaattcataagATGTGGTGACCAACTTAtggtttttggcttatttttgacttataagcatctggcttataagcacttttaacttACCAAACGCGTAAATAAGCCGAAAAGTGCTTATAAactagtttgaccagcttataagcttagccaaacaccctctatgggttccaggctcgataattgaggcctagtagcaccaagttatcctgaattcttatgtttgtaaattttaatatttttattttttttagttttataaattaaataattaattttaattggATAGGGTATATAACTATGGGTTCCACGCTCGATATTTAATttgacaacatatattaatttgttagttctgtaagtttgttttataaattatataattaatttttgtaaagtgAAATTGGATAAAGTTTGTAGTTAgtagatacttaaactacagggtctctacgctaaaaggcactataatttactacgctaaaaggctttATATTTAGTACGCtataaggctctatattttactacgctaaaaggttctacattttactacgctaaaaggatCTATATTTTACTAAGACACtattctttaagcaaataaataatctaaactaaataaaatcacaaacatatgaacataacattcacgaaattacatataaaacagtaaaagatatttaTAAACAATTTtattaacaataaaaattatttctcaacttttaactatttttttaaaacactaATAATTTAATCCGGgtaaaaataacatacaaatttaatcgcaaacataacacaaatcaatgtggaaacacattcaagaaaacaaatatgcataattatacgagtttcgacataaactaaatcggaatacctcgatttatgttttttgaaatgtcgaaaatttaaaattttgagcCCGAAAGAAGGAATCAACAACAATCAAAGGCTTAGGTTGTATGCGGGACCTACACTCTTTATTTTTTGGGTGACGGGTGGGGCCCAATCGATTAGTTTTTAGAAAAGGAGGGGGGACCACTGCTGGAAGGTGGGGGGATTTTTTAATTTGAAACCAACTGGTTTCTGTCGTGGGGAAGAAGACGAGTTTATAATTTAATACGAAAATGCAGTATAATATTACGTTTTcctaaaacgtagtattatactgtgttttcctataaaaaataaattattaattaaaacgtagtattatactgcgttttacattaATGGCTAACTTTCCGTTAAACTAAAACGcaatataatactgcgttttagttagaaatataactttttttttaactGTATAAAAGTATTTTGAATCAAAAATACCATTACTTAGGTTTCGGACTCTTCACTTTCATTAGCCGAAAGGGGTAAATTTGAACTATTTGTATATTGGCAGGGCTACGAATAGGCTACTTTTTTAATGGAAGATAAATCCAATCTCAATCGAATACATTAGGGGAAAAtttagacctttttccttttgaaaataAGCCAAATGATTAAAATTTTAGGGCGATGATATAATTGTACACGTAATGAGCTGACATTTATCTTCCATCTCCACTAATAAAAAACATGAGTTGTCATGGATCATGTTTTATACTAGCTTTTCATGCAGCTAACTAGAACATaatatatttaataataataataacagctAAGAGCATAATCTATATAAAGACTACAGCCTCTCAACTTTTTCTCACCGCTTCTTTTTCTCAAGTTTTCTTCTATATCGAAGAAAATATGGGTCTGAAAGGCAAGTTGATTGCTTCAGTAGAGGTGAAGTGTGGAGGACACCTGATTCATGATATTTTTCATACCAATACTCATCATATATCCAACATAAGTCCTGGTAAGGTCCACAAAGTTGATATTGATGAAGGTGAGATCGTAAAAGTTGGTTCGATTGTTAGTTGGAAATATAATGACGGTATGTAATTCATATTTCTTCTCtctatacatatatattatttacttATATCAATTTTTGCATTTAAGTGTATTTAGTATGTCAAGAATTGGTTCGATTGTTAACTGGAAATATAACGACGGTATATAATTCATATTTCTTCTCtctatacatatatattatttacttGTATCAATTTTTGCATTTGAGTGTATTTAGTATGTCAAGAAGTCTTTATTCAATAAAAAAAGTTTTCATATTTGATGATGTTTTTGGTTACCATAAAATGGTTTGCATCAAAAGGGAAAGTCACTTTTCTAATAACTATCTTAATGTTTGACTTCATATTACTTGATCCAACTAACACTTAGACATATTATTGATAATACTCAAAATACTTATTAACACTCTATTTGCTAATATTATTACTAGCATTCAATATAATATATACATGGAATATTTTTCACTCACCAATTACCAAGTACTGAATTTTTTTTTaccaaatatattaaaaaaaaatatttctcaaggaaAATTCCTTGTCATACCAAACTCAATATTATCAATTTTAATCTTTTTTCCCCCTACTAATTCATTGTTTTCCACAATGCCAATTGCTCTTTTGAGATTTTTAACGATAATTTTATTCAGGAAAAATATAGCACGTCCAATCTTTGTGAGCttcaaataaatttttagaaaatgaaaatgaaaaacaaagggaaaaaaatgagaagaaaatatgTTATTCCGGATGTTTATATCTTTTATATGAGGAACTAGACAATTGAACATCGAGTAACATCTGTGCTTACGAACTTTATTGATTACAGATGGAAACGATAAAATCTGTAAGCAGGTGATTGAAGCTGTGGATCATCAGAAGAAATCAATCACTTGGAAAGTGATTGGAGGGGATCTGTTAGAGTTGTACAATTCCTTCACTATGATCTCATCCCATGACCACCAATGGACTACATGGACATTTGTGTACGAGAAGAAAACTGAAGACACTCCAGACCCTCTCGTTTTCTTGGGTTATGCCCTACGTGTCACTAGAGATATAGAGGGTCACCTTCtcaagtaatatatatatatatatacatgcatacatgtCATATACATATTTCTGTGTCTGCGTGATGAGTATTTGGCAATATTGGCTAGTTGTAGCTAGCTGCGTGTGAAATAAATAATGTTGTGTTTGAAGAATATATTATATATCCAATGGTGAATATATGTAAGATATTATGAATTTTGCAAGTGTGAGCTTTACCTATAACAAAGACGATATATTTATCAGCGTgctattctcattttttttccGCCATTTtttgggtttatatagtagttatATGGGGACAGATTTACAAACAGTTCCTACTGCAGTGCTGATTACTAGCCAGTCATATTATGTCTTATACAATTTAgttgttagctatattttagtgaAAATGCATATGAAACTATCTCAAATAAGCGTTGAGACTAAACCTTAAAATTTTAGAGAAACGCTAACTGATATCATGAGCCAATTTCAAGAGAACAAACCTGCACCACTATTTTCAATCTCTTGAGTAAAAAGGCAGCTTGGTGCACAAGTCATCCCGCGTTCACATAGGATCCGGGGAAGGGCTACACCCCGAGGCGTGTGTTGTAGATTGTCGCCTACTGTAACAACCCAGCCGgccgttttgagagttgtagtctCGTTTTCTCATTTACTGCTTCTTTTATGCtttagttgttatatgacttactaGGTTAGTCAGTtcgggtccggaggaatttcagagtgaattgaggcACTTAGTCTTGTAATGGAAAGCTTATGTTGAAatggttgaccagatgttgacttatgtgtaaacgactccggaatagagttttgatggttctattagctctgttgggtaattATGGACTTAGGGACGTGTTCTGATtgtggtttggaggtccgtagtggaattaggcttgaaataacaaaagttaaattttgggaagttttatTGGGAGTggaatatcggggtcggattccaatttcggaagttggagtaggttcgtgatgtcatttgtgtgcaaaatttgcggttaatcggacgtgatttgataggtttcagcgtcggttgtagaaattggaagtctcaaagttcattaggcttgaatctatgtgcgattcatttttttttagtgttttttgagtttatttgaggattcgactaagtttgtatgatgttttaagacttgttgatatatttgggcTAGGTCCCatgggcctcgggttgatttcgggtagTTAACAAATCAAGAATTGGAGttgtgaagttgttgaagttGTAGCATTTCTGATGTAATCACACCTGCGAGggtcttggccgcaggtgcggcaggTGGTGCGCAGGTGCGGAGTTGGAGGATTTCAGTAGAGGTCGCAAGTACTATGGGGTTTCCGCACCTGTGATTGCGCAGATGCGGGcaggggtcgcagaagcggaattggctTGGGAGCCACTGGTCCGCAGAAGTGTAATTGGTTTGCACAGATGCGCACCAGCAGAAGCGGTTGGTCACATTAAGtgagtttccgcagaagcggaggcgggaccgcagatgcagctaAATGTCTGCAAAAGCAgaaagcctgggcagaatatataaaaatgagggttccgagattttcaCAATTTCTAATATTTTGAACTCGGGCTTAGTcgatttttgagagggtttttgaagagatttttgaGGTAAGTTCTTTATGCTCATTTTTTATCAATTATCTTGTTTCCTCATTGAttttttccacctagtttgtgtgttttttagatgtaatttgggggtttgaggctagggatttgtagagttgattttgggaatttgagtggcgatttggtgttggattttgatgaatttggtatggttagactcgtagttAACTAGGCatccagattttgtgacttttgtttgattttgagATGTGGACCCGGGAACCGGCTTTGAGCTGATTTCGGATTTTTTGATTTATAATCTCTTATTTTCTTGTAGAATTGACTCCTTTAGCATGTGttgattgtatcgtattgtttgtggttagattcgaggcatttggaggccgattcgtaaggcaaaggtgtgttggagtagagattttctCTAATTGAgttaagtaacagttctaaatctggTTTTAAGGGTATGAAACCTAGGATTATGTTTTatgtgattggtttggaggtgacacacatgctaggtgacaggcgtgtaggCATGCACAGTGGGAATCATGACATGGTCCATTCTATGGAACTGTAAAGtggaataacttgttgttagctatatgatctccatgtgttatagaaatttgatagtaaattatgttagaaatcatatttaggctatgtgttTATACTGTTAGGACCTACAGAGGAAGTGTTAACTGTTAAATTACCTGCTAATTGCtatttgtactcagtctcagttttgctcgtatattatatctcagtctttaTTATTTCCTTCTTGGTACATCATATCATTGATGTGTGGGCTAATTTTTATGATTAGTGAGAGCTCGAGAGACGAAAGAGGTcaatgactaagtgaggccgagggcttgattgtgaggatatttatgagatcgggttgcacgtcgcagcatgtttcattgatttatgccatgattggcttgatatagagcttgggttgaaggagcccttccggagtctgtacacacctccagtgagcgtacgtacctactaagtgcgagtgtcACGTGCCGAGCGACTAAGAGGAATGAGTGGCTGTGAGGAACGAGTGTCTGTGAGgaaatgagtgattgtgaggttggagtgaatgggatgACTGAGTGACTattgctctgagaggatgcatttgatttccttattgttgcacttagctcTCATATCACTACATTGAAATTTCTGAGAGATGTTACATCTGATTTTACTTGAACTTCACatgtataaactgatttgacttaattACCGGATTTGaaaacatgcctatttttccTTGTTGAGATTACTGAAATTGAACTATAaatgtgtagctcgtcactatctttagtTCCTTACTTAGTCTTGTTATTcactgagttagttgtactcacgctacaccctacacatcgtgtgcagatctaggtgtttcCGTACACGGTGGGTGCTGATATTCTATGCAGTTTATCCTTGGTAGTCTTCGAGGTAGTTTCCCGATGTTTGGAGTCCTTGTTATCTCCTACCCAATCTTTCCTATTTCAGTTATGGGCGCTCCAGCagcactagctcaggcaccagttgtgcaaATTTTGATTTCGgatcttcaggaggccttggctcagatcttatcagtttgcacta is a genomic window of Nicotiana tabacum cultivar K326 chromosome 16, ASM71507v2, whole genome shotgun sequence containing:
- the LOC107807011 gene encoding kirola-like, with the protein product MGLKGKLIASVEVKCGGHLIHDIFHTNTHHISNISPGKVHKVDIDEGEIVKVGSIVSWKYNDDGNDKICKQVIEAVDHQKKSITWKVIGGDLLELYNSFTMISSHDHQWTTWTFVYEKKTEDTPDPLVFLGYALRVTRDIEGHLLK